A genomic window from Lasioglossum baleicum chromosome 7, iyLasBale1, whole genome shotgun sequence includes:
- the LOC143211034 gene encoding uncharacterized protein LOC143211034 isoform X2, which yields MDVKRQDSLRKNKKRKVHQIKEESKQSWSNTDKRTLLEALKKYGDENILAISEMLPHISPVNIKLKISEYSDLASISQENELDKWLNYGIYEPGDSLIPEALLFISLFEGQPSPVDADGYDFS from the exons ATGGATGTTAAAAGACAAGACAGTttacgtaaaaataaaaaacgaaaAGTTCATCAAATTAAAGAAGAATCAAAACAAAGTTGGAGTAATACGGATAAACGAACACTATTAGAAGCTCTTAAAAAATACGGAGATGAAAATATCCTTGCGATATCAGAAATGTTACCTCACATATCTcctgtaaatattaaattgaaaatatctgaATATTCAGATTTAGCAAGTATCTCCCAAGAAAATGAATTAGACAAATGGTTGAATTACGGTATATACGAACCTGGAGATAGTTTAATACCAGAAGCATTGTTATTTATAAGCTTATTCGAAGGTCAACCATCGCCAGTGGATGCAGATGGATATGATTTCAG TTGA